A window of the Salmo trutta chromosome 25, fSalTru1.1, whole genome shotgun sequence genome harbors these coding sequences:
- the LOC115161944 gene encoding gastrula zinc finger protein XlCGF42.1-like gives MMDGENKPSLLLFFTEPKSEGPDCNSGAQSEQQAPEMASVKQEDCSQTLGLNVNIKDEVKEEEIETFVYHGPSGELKEETEEQKVLLLKGEGPDYADLKVEVETSREQHHEESKAKGSHHCPHCEKSFPFPSYLERHLRKHTGEKPYSCSVCGKCFRTSTHLTTHRRVHTGERPYSCSDCGKCFSLISNFKQHQRTHSGEKPYSCSDCGDSFSQHGNMRRHQKRHSGEKPYSCSDCGKSFITTSELISHQRVHTGEKPFHCSVCGQNYFSLSNLIRHQRIHT, from the exons ATGATG GATGGTGAGAACAAACCcagtctgctgctgttctttacCGAACCCAAATCTGAGGGTCCTGATTGTAACAGTGGAGCACAGAGTGAACAGCAGGctccagagatggcatcagtgaagcaggaagactgcagtcaaacactgggactgaatgtcaacattaaagatgaagtaAAGGAGGAAGAGATTGAAACATTTGTGTATCATG GGCCGTCTGGAGAGCTCAAAGAAGAGACGGAAGAACAGAAAGTCTTACTACTCAAAG GAGAAGGACCTGACTACGCTGATCTTAAGGTTGAAGTTGAAACGTCCAGAGAGCAACACCATGAAGAAAGCAAAGCTAAGGGGTCTCACCACTGCCCACACTGTGAGAAGAGTTTCCCATTCCCATCATATCTTGAAAGACACCTGCGGAAacatactggagagaagccttattccTGCTCTGTCTGTGGGAAGTGCTTCAGAACGTCAACTCATTTAACCACTCACCGGAGAGTTCACACTGGGGAGAgaccttactcctgctctgactgtggaaagtgtTTCTCTCTTATAAGTAACTTTAAACAACATCAGCGAACACattctggagagaagccttactcctgctctgattgTGGGGACAGTTTCTCTCAACATGGTAACATGCGCCGTCACCAGAAAAGACattctggagagaagccttactcctgctctgattgtgggaagagttttattacaACATCTGAATTAATCAGTCACCAGAgagtgcacacaggagagaagcctttccactgtTCTGTCTGTGGGCAGAATTACTTTAGCCTGAGTAACTTAATACgccaccagagaatacacacctAG